Proteins encoded in a region of the Mycolicibacterium duvalii genome:
- the lipB gene encoding lipoyl(octanoyl) transferase LipB, translating to MTSSARSHESEVQVRRLGTVDYRRAWDLQRDVAAERVAGGPDTLLLLEHPPVYTAGRRTLPEELPDPAFSSTPVVETDRGGKITWHGPGQLVGYPIVGLAEPMDVVDFVRRLEEALITVCAELGVPTGRVDGRSGVWVAGASPRPRKIAAIGIRVARATTLHGFALNCDCDLSAYGSIVPCGITDAGVTSLSAELGRRVTVAEVTDRVADAVLDALDGRIAIGATTGAGVDSAQ from the coding sequence ATGACCTCCTCGGCACGCTCGCACGAGTCGGAGGTGCAGGTGCGGCGCCTGGGCACGGTCGACTACCGCCGGGCATGGGATCTCCAGCGCGACGTCGCCGCCGAACGGGTCGCCGGCGGTCCGGACACCCTGCTGCTCCTCGAACATCCCCCGGTCTACACCGCGGGGCGGCGCACCCTGCCCGAGGAGCTGCCGGACCCGGCTTTCTCGAGCACCCCCGTCGTCGAGACCGACCGCGGCGGCAAGATCACCTGGCACGGCCCCGGGCAGCTGGTCGGCTACCCCATCGTCGGCCTGGCCGAACCGATGGACGTGGTCGACTTCGTGCGCCGCCTGGAGGAGGCGTTGATCACCGTCTGCGCCGAACTGGGCGTGCCGACCGGCCGGGTCGACGGCCGCTCCGGCGTCTGGGTGGCCGGTGCCTCGCCGCGGCCGCGAAAGATCGCGGCCATCGGAATCCGGGTGGCCCGGGCGACGACACTGCACGGATTCGCGCTCAACTGCGACTGCGACCTGTCGGCCTACGGCTCGATCGTCCCGTGCGGCATCACCGATGCCGGGGTGACGTCGCTGAGCGCCGAACTGGGACGGCGCGTCACCGTCGCCGAGGTCACCGACCGCGTCGCCGACGCGGTACTCGACGCGCTGGACGGCCGGATCGCCATCGGCGCAACCACCGGGGCGGGCGTAGACTCGGCCCAGTGA
- a CDS encoding RDD family protein has translation MPRASGSGFRSWLSGPEPGEPGTYPGQRLGMPAEGSGSIARFGRRIAALVVDWVVALGVAALLTGLGLVGLAALQTTQLIVWFVLGVASVRLFGFTPGQFALGLRVASVDHRAHVGSGRALARQLLITLVIPALFTDSDLRGLHDLATKTAVVRR, from the coding sequence ATGCCCCGCGCTTCCGGTTCCGGTTTCAGATCTTGGCTGTCCGGGCCGGAGCCTGGCGAGCCGGGCACCTACCCGGGACAGCGGCTCGGGATGCCGGCCGAGGGCTCCGGTTCCATCGCCCGGTTCGGCCGCCGGATCGCCGCGCTCGTTGTCGACTGGGTCGTCGCCCTCGGGGTGGCCGCGTTGCTGACGGGGTTGGGGCTGGTCGGTCTCGCCGCGCTGCAGACCACACAACTGATCGTCTGGTTCGTGCTCGGCGTCGCATCGGTGCGGCTGTTCGGTTTCACGCCGGGGCAGTTCGCGCTCGGCCTGCGGGTGGCCTCGGTCGACCACCGCGCCCACGTCGGTTCCGGTCGGGCGCTGGCGCGCCAACTGCTCATCACGCTGGTGATCCCGGCTCTGTTCACCGACTCCGACCTGCGCGGCCTGCACGACCTCGCGACCAAGACCGCCGTCGTTCGGCGCTAA
- a CDS encoding DUF4191 domain-containing protein, with the protein MAKRRNPAEAKAAKAEAKAARKAASKQRRSQLWQAFQIQRKEDKRLLPYMIAAFVLIVGASVAIGVYAGGFTMYMLIPLGVVLGALVAFIIFGRRAQKSVYRKAEGQTGAAAWALDNLRGKWRVTPAVAATGHFDAVHRVIGRPGVIFVAEGSPNRLKPLLAQEKKRTARLVGDAPIYSVIIGNGDGEVPLSKLERHLNKLPSNISVKQMDSLESRLAALGSKAGPAAMPKGPLPANAKMRGVQRTVRRR; encoded by the coding sequence ATGGCGAAGAGGCGTAATCCGGCCGAGGCGAAGGCCGCCAAGGCCGAGGCGAAGGCCGCCCGCAAGGCGGCGTCCAAGCAACGGCGCAGTCAGCTGTGGCAGGCATTCCAGATCCAGCGCAAAGAGGACAAACGTCTCCTGCCCTACATGATCGCCGCATTCGTTCTGATCGTCGGCGCGTCGGTGGCCATCGGGGTCTATGCCGGCGGCTTCACGATGTACATGCTGATTCCTCTGGGCGTCGTGCTGGGTGCGCTGGTCGCCTTCATCATCTTCGGGCGGCGCGCGCAGAAGTCGGTGTATCGCAAGGCCGAAGGACAGACCGGAGCGGCCGCGTGGGCGCTGGACAACTTGCGCGGCAAGTGGCGCGTCACCCCGGCGGTCGCCGCCACGGGGCACTTCGACGCGGTGCACCGGGTGATCGGACGGCCCGGGGTGATCTTCGTCGCCGAAGGGTCACCGAACCGTCTCAAGCCGCTGCTGGCCCAGGAGAAGAAGCGCACCGCACGGCTGGTCGGTGACGCCCCGATCTACAGCGTCATCATCGGCAACGGCGACGGTGAGGTGCCGCTGTCCAAGCTGGAACGGCACCTGAACAAGTTGCCGTCCAACATCAGCGTCAAGCAGATGGACTCGCTGGAGTCCCGCCTGGCTGCGCTCGGCAGCAAGGCCGGTCCCGCCGCGATGCCGAAGGGCCCGCTGCCGGCCAACGCGAAGATGCGCGGCGTGCAGCGCACCGTCCGGCGGCGATGA
- the glnA gene encoding type I glutamate--ammonia ligase, producing MAEQTADDIIKLIKDENVEYVDIRFCDLPGVVQHFSIPASAFDESVFEDGLAFDGSSVRGFQSIHESDMMLLPDPATARIDPFRHAKTLNMNFFVHDPFTREAYSRDPRNVARKAENYLASTGIADTAFFGAEAEFYIFDSVTFDSRINGTFYEVDSESGWWNTGEPLEADGSPNRGYKVRPKGGYFPVAPYDHYVDLRDQMATNLQNAGFVLERGHHEVGTAGQAEINYKFNTMLHAADDVLLFKYIIKNTAWQAGKTVTFMPKPLFGDNGSGMHAHQSLWKDGKPLFHDESGYAGLSDLARHYIGGILHHAPSLLAFTNPTVNSYKRLVPGYEAPINLVYSQRNRSACVRIPITGNNPKAKRLEFRCPDSSGNPYLAFAAMLMAGIDGIKKKIEPLAPVDKDLYELPPEEAANIPQAPTSLAAVIDKLEEDHEYLTEGGVFTEDLIETWISYKRENEIMPIQIRPHPYEFSLYYDV from the coding sequence GTGGCAGAACAGACCGCCGACGACATCATCAAGCTGATCAAGGACGAGAACGTCGAGTATGTCGACATTCGCTTCTGTGATCTGCCCGGCGTCGTCCAGCACTTCTCGATCCCGGCGTCGGCCTTCGACGAGAGCGTGTTCGAGGACGGGCTCGCGTTCGACGGTTCTTCGGTGCGCGGCTTCCAGTCCATCCACGAGTCGGACATGATGCTGCTGCCCGATCCGGCGACGGCCCGGATCGACCCGTTCCGGCACGCCAAGACGCTGAACATGAACTTCTTCGTGCACGACCCGTTCACCCGCGAGGCGTATTCCCGCGACCCGCGCAACGTGGCCCGTAAGGCCGAGAACTATCTGGCCAGCACCGGCATCGCCGATACCGCCTTCTTCGGCGCCGAGGCCGAGTTCTACATCTTCGACTCGGTGACCTTCGACTCCCGCATCAACGGCACCTTCTACGAGGTCGACTCCGAGTCCGGCTGGTGGAACACCGGTGAGCCGCTGGAGGCCGACGGCAGCCCCAACCGCGGCTACAAGGTGCGGCCCAAGGGCGGCTACTTCCCCGTCGCGCCGTACGACCACTACGTCGACCTGCGTGACCAGATGGCCACCAACCTGCAGAACGCCGGCTTCGTGCTCGAGCGCGGCCACCACGAGGTGGGCACCGCCGGCCAGGCCGAGATCAACTACAAGTTCAACACGATGCTGCACGCGGCCGACGATGTGCTGCTGTTCAAGTACATCATCAAGAACACCGCCTGGCAGGCCGGCAAGACCGTCACGTTCATGCCCAAGCCGCTCTTCGGTGACAACGGGTCGGGCATGCACGCCCACCAGTCGCTCTGGAAGGACGGCAAGCCGCTGTTCCACGACGAGTCCGGTTATGCGGGCCTGTCGGATCTGGCCCGCCACTACATCGGCGGCATCCTGCACCACGCGCCGTCGCTGCTGGCGTTCACCAACCCGACGGTGAACTCCTACAAGCGCCTGGTGCCGGGCTACGAGGCGCCGATCAACCTGGTCTACAGCCAGCGCAACCGCTCGGCGTGCGTGCGTATCCCGATCACCGGCAACAACCCGAAGGCCAAGCGTCTCGAGTTCCGCTGCCCCGACAGCTCGGGTAACCCGTACCTGGCGTTCGCGGCCATGCTGATGGCCGGCATCGACGGCATCAAGAAGAAGATCGAGCCGCTGGCCCCTGTCGACAAGGACCTCTACGAACTGCCGCCCGAGGAGGCCGCGAACATTCCGCAGGCCCCCACCTCACTGGCCGCGGTCATCGACAAGCTCGAAGAGGACCACGAATACCTCACCGAGGGTGGCGTGTTCACCGAGGACCTGATCGAGACCTGGATCTCCTACAAGCGGGAGAACGAGATCATGCCGATCCAGATCCGTCCTCATCCGTACGAGTTCTCGCTCTACTACGACGTGTAA
- the sucB gene encoding 2-oxoglutarate dehydrogenase, E2 component, dihydrolipoamide succinyltransferase, which translates to MAISVQMPALGESVTEGTVTRWLKQEGDTVEEDEPLLEVSTDKVDTEIPSPAAGVLKKIIAQEDDTVEVGGELAVIGDADDNDGDSGDSGADEAEDESGSEPTQDDSGEDEQADEDEQAGEPEPEPEKSSKSSESSGKSGGGSGSSTPVLMPELGESVTEGTVTRWLKSIGDTVEVDEPLVEVSTDKVDTEIPSPVAGTLLSITAEEDDTVEVGGELAKIGEPDGESGGEPEPEPEPEPEPEPEPEPEPEPEPEPEPEPEPAKETKPKAKPAEEAKPEPKAEPKPEPKPEPKASADESPGDSGPYVTPLVRKLASEHGVDLSAVKGTGVGGRIRKQDVLAAASAKEESTKAPADKPAAEAPAKAATTAPAPHGALAHLRGTTQKANRIRQITAKKTRESLQSTAQLTQTHEVDMTKIVALRAKAKSQFAEREGVNLTYLPFIARAVIDALKIHPNVNASYNEDSKEITYFDAEHLGIAVDTEQGLLSPVIHNAGDLSLGGLARAISDIAERARTGNLKPDELAGGTFTITNIGSQGALFDTPILVPPQAAMLGTGAIVKRPRVIIDEFGNESIGIRSVCYLPLTYDHRLIDGADAGRFLTTVKRRLEEGAFEADLGL; encoded by the coding sequence ATGGCCATCTCCGTTCAGATGCCCGCACTCGGCGAGAGCGTTACCGAGGGGACTGTCACCCGCTGGCTCAAGCAGGAGGGAGACACGGTCGAGGAGGACGAGCCATTACTGGAAGTGTCGACCGACAAGGTTGACACCGAAATCCCTTCCCCCGCAGCCGGTGTCCTGAAGAAGATCATCGCCCAGGAGGACGACACCGTCGAGGTCGGCGGCGAGCTGGCGGTCATCGGAGATGCCGATGACAATGACGGCGACTCCGGGGACAGCGGCGCAGACGAGGCGGAGGACGAGAGCGGCTCAGAGCCGACGCAGGACGACAGCGGCGAGGACGAGCAGGCCGACGAGGACGAACAGGCCGGCGAGCCCGAACCCGAACCCGAGAAGTCGTCCAAGTCTTCGGAGTCGTCCGGCAAGTCCGGTGGCGGTTCGGGGTCGTCGACGCCGGTGTTGATGCCCGAGCTCGGCGAGTCGGTCACCGAGGGGACGGTCACCCGCTGGCTCAAGAGCATCGGAGACACCGTCGAGGTCGATGAGCCGCTCGTCGAGGTGTCCACCGACAAAGTCGACACCGAGATCCCGTCCCCGGTAGCCGGCACGCTGCTGTCGATCACCGCCGAGGAAGACGACACCGTCGAGGTCGGTGGCGAACTGGCCAAGATCGGCGAGCCCGACGGCGAGTCCGGCGGCGAACCGGAGCCAGAGCCCGAGCCCGAGCCGGAACCAGAACCAGAACCGGAGCCAGAGCCAGAGCCGGAACCAGAACCGGAGCCAGAGCCAGAGCCGGCCAAGGAGACCAAACCCAAGGCCAAGCCCGCCGAGGAAGCCAAGCCCGAACCCAAGGCCGAACCGAAACCGGAGCCGAAGCCCGAACCCAAGGCCTCTGCCGACGAGTCGCCGGGCGACTCCGGCCCGTACGTCACCCCGCTCGTGCGCAAGCTCGCCTCGGAGCACGGCGTGGACCTGAGCGCGGTCAAGGGCACCGGGGTCGGCGGCCGGATCCGCAAGCAGGACGTGCTCGCCGCGGCCAGCGCCAAAGAGGAGAGCACCAAGGCTCCCGCCGACAAGCCGGCCGCGGAGGCCCCGGCCAAGGCGGCCACCACCGCGCCGGCCCCGCACGGTGCGCTGGCCCATCTGCGCGGCACCACTCAGAAGGCCAACCGCATCCGCCAGATCACCGCCAAGAAGACGCGGGAATCCCTGCAGAGCACAGCGCAATTGACGCAGACCCACGAGGTCGACATGACCAAGATCGTGGCGTTGCGCGCAAAGGCCAAGTCGCAGTTCGCCGAACGCGAAGGCGTGAACCTGACGTATCTGCCGTTCATCGCCCGCGCGGTGATCGACGCGTTGAAGATCCATCCGAACGTCAACGCCAGCTACAACGAGGACAGCAAGGAGATCACCTACTTCGACGCCGAACACCTCGGGATCGCCGTCGACACCGAGCAGGGCCTGCTGTCCCCGGTCATCCACAACGCCGGTGACCTGTCGCTGGGCGGGCTGGCACGCGCCATCTCCGACATCGCGGAGCGGGCCCGCACGGGCAACCTCAAGCCCGACGAACTCGCCGGTGGCACGTTCACCATCACCAACATCGGCAGCCAGGGCGCACTGTTCGACACCCCGATCCTGGTGCCGCCGCAGGCGGCCATGCTGGGCACCGGGGCGATCGTCAAGCGTCCGCGGGTGATCATCGACGAGTTCGGCAACGAGTCGATCGGAATCCGTTCGGTGTGTTACCTGCCGCTGACCTACGACCACCGCCTGATCGACGGCGCCGACGCCGGACGGTTCCTGACCACGGTCAAGCGACGGCTCGAGGAAGGCGCCTTCGAGGCCGACCTGGGGCTGTAG
- the lipA gene encoding lipoyl synthase — MTIAPDGRKLLRLEVRNAQTPIERKPPWIKTRATMGPEYRELKGLVRREGLHTVCEEAGCPNIFECWEDREATFLIGGEQCTRRCDFCQIDTGKPAELDRDEPRRVAESVHTMGLRYSTVTGVARDDLPDGGAWLYAETVRQIKALNPDTGVELLIPDFNADPDLLGQVFAVRPEVLAHNVETVPRIFKRIRPGFRYERSLSVLTMARDHGLVTKSNLILGMGETPEEVRAALRDLHDANCDIVTITQYLRPSPRHHPVERWVHPDEFVEHQDFATELGFAGVLAGPLVRSSYRAGKLYAQTVASRPSGVSATAASHSVS, encoded by the coding sequence GTGACTATCGCTCCCGACGGCCGCAAGCTGCTGCGTCTGGAAGTGCGCAACGCCCAGACCCCGATCGAGCGCAAACCGCCGTGGATCAAGACGCGCGCCACGATGGGCCCGGAGTACCGGGAGCTCAAGGGACTGGTGCGGCGCGAGGGCCTGCACACCGTATGCGAGGAAGCCGGCTGCCCGAACATCTTCGAATGTTGGGAGGACCGGGAGGCGACGTTCCTGATCGGCGGCGAACAGTGCACCCGCCGCTGTGACTTCTGCCAGATCGACACCGGCAAGCCCGCCGAACTCGATCGTGACGAGCCGCGCCGGGTGGCCGAGAGTGTGCACACCATGGGTCTGCGCTACTCCACCGTCACGGGGGTGGCCCGCGACGACCTGCCCGACGGCGGCGCCTGGCTCTACGCCGAGACGGTGCGCCAGATCAAGGCGCTGAACCCGGACACCGGTGTGGAGTTGTTGATTCCGGACTTCAACGCCGACCCCGACCTGCTCGGCCAGGTCTTCGCGGTACGTCCGGAAGTGTTGGCGCACAACGTCGAAACCGTTCCGCGCATCTTCAAACGGATCCGCCCCGGGTTCCGCTACGAACGCAGCCTGTCGGTGCTGACCATGGCCCGCGACCACGGCCTGGTCACCAAGAGCAACCTGATCCTGGGCATGGGTGAGACACCCGAGGAGGTCCGCGCCGCGCTGCGCGACCTGCACGACGCCAACTGCGACATCGTGACCATCACCCAGTACCTGCGCCCCTCGCCCCGCCACCATCCCGTCGAACGGTGGGTGCACCCGGACGAGTTCGTCGAGCACCAGGATTTCGCCACCGAACTCGGATTCGCCGGGGTGCTGGCCGGGCCGTTGGTGCGCTCGTCCTACCGGGCGGGCAAGCTCTACGCGCAGACCGTGGCGTCGCGCCCGTCGGGAGTCTCCGCGACTGCCGCATCGCACTCCGTATCCTGA
- a CDS encoding oxidoreductase: MGLFDKLRGRRRSRGTASGPDPAADLRYLQRWVAEHTGVEAFVEPKTTVTDVTVVLVAADGEWTRRRAGGDAGARRLSKQLKIPVYDVQKVGYPQRMRDYDERRRIERKRAAREELER; encoded by the coding sequence GTGGGACTGTTCGACAAGCTCCGCGGTCGGCGTCGCTCACGCGGGACAGCCTCGGGACCCGACCCGGCGGCCGATCTGCGTTATCTGCAGCGCTGGGTCGCCGAGCACACCGGTGTGGAAGCCTTCGTCGAGCCCAAGACCACCGTCACCGACGTCACCGTGGTGCTGGTCGCCGCCGACGGGGAGTGGACCCGCCGCCGCGCCGGCGGCGACGCCGGAGCACGGCGGTTGTCCAAACAGCTGAAGATCCCGGTGTACGACGTGCAGAAGGTCGGCTACCCGCAGCGGATGCGTGACTACGACGAGCGGCGGCGCATCGAACGCAAGCGCGCCGCCCGCGAAGAACTCGAGCGCTGA
- the gcvT gene encoding glycine cleavage system aminomethyltransferase GcvT: MTDNLLAGPLEQRHRELGASFAEFGGWLMPVSYAGTVAEHTATRTTVGLFDVSHLGKALVKGPNAAEFVNSAFTNDLRRIGPGKAQYTLCCTESGGVIDDLIAYYVSDDEIFLVPNAANTAAVVAALQQHAPADITVTDEHRSRAVLAVQGPRSTDVVGGLGLPTEMDYMGYADATFDGVDVRVCRTGYTGEHGYELLPSWDDAAVVFDALVERVTAADGQLAGLGARDTLRTEMGYPLHGHELSRDISPLQARCGWAVGWKKDAFWGRDALLAEKEAGARRTLRGLRAVGRGVLRAGLDVVDGDRTIGTTTSGTFSPTLKVGIALALIDTGADIADGARVAVDVRGRLVECDVVKPPFVDTRTR, translated from the coding sequence GTGACTGACAACCTGTTGGCCGGCCCCCTGGAACAGCGTCACCGCGAGCTCGGCGCGAGCTTCGCCGAGTTCGGCGGCTGGTTGATGCCCGTGTCCTACGCGGGCACCGTGGCCGAGCACACCGCCACCCGCACCACCGTCGGGCTGTTCGACGTCAGCCACCTGGGCAAGGCGCTGGTGAAGGGGCCCAACGCCGCCGAGTTCGTCAACTCCGCGTTCACCAACGACCTGCGTCGCATCGGTCCGGGCAAGGCGCAGTACACGCTGTGCTGCACCGAGTCGGGCGGGGTGATCGACGACCTGATCGCCTACTACGTCTCCGACGACGAGATCTTCCTGGTGCCCAACGCCGCCAACACCGCGGCCGTCGTCGCGGCTCTCCAGCAGCACGCACCCGCGGACATCACCGTCACCGACGAGCACCGCTCGCGTGCGGTGCTGGCGGTGCAGGGACCGCGCTCCACCGATGTCGTGGGCGGGTTGGGGTTGCCCACCGAGATGGATTACATGGGCTATGCCGACGCGACGTTCGACGGCGTCGACGTACGGGTGTGTCGCACCGGCTACACCGGCGAGCACGGCTATGAGCTGCTGCCGTCCTGGGACGACGCCGCCGTGGTGTTCGACGCGCTGGTCGAGCGTGTCACCGCGGCCGACGGCCAACTCGCCGGGCTCGGGGCCCGCGACACCCTGCGCACCGAGATGGGGTATCCGTTGCACGGGCACGAGCTGTCGCGCGACATCTCGCCGCTGCAGGCCCGCTGCGGCTGGGCCGTCGGCTGGAAGAAGGACGCCTTCTGGGGCCGTGACGCGCTGCTGGCGGAGAAGGAGGCCGGAGCACGCCGCACCCTGCGCGGGCTGCGGGCGGTGGGGCGAGGGGTGCTGCGCGCCGGGCTCGACGTCGTCGACGGAGACCGCACCATCGGGACCACGACCTCCGGAACCTTCTCGCCGACACTGAAAGTCGGGATCGCGCTGGCGTTGATCGACACCGGTGCCGACATCGCCGACGGTGCCCGGGTGGCCGTGGACGTGCGCGGTCGCCTGGTCGAATGCGATGTGGTCAAGCCGCCGTTCGTCGACACCAGGACTCGCTGA
- a CDS encoding TIGR01777 family oxidoreductase gives MPSDSVVAVAGSSGLIGTALVYALRATDRRVLRLVRRAPTHADEVFWNPDTGQFDAEALRGVDAVVNLCGVNVGQKRWSGAFKQSLRDSRIGPTEVLSRAVVDAGVPVLINSSAVGFYGDTGATPVDETAGPGRGFLARLTVDWEAATKAASEHGVRVVLTRTGLVMAPSGGLLGRIKPLFALGLGARLGNGRQYMSWISLEDQVRALLFAIARDDLSGPVNFTGPAPVTNAEFTAALGRTLRRPTPLTVPGFALRAALGEFADEGVLGGQRAVPAALERAGFTFHHNTIGEALAFATAPTSD, from the coding sequence ATGCCCTCGGATTCGGTCGTCGCGGTCGCGGGATCGTCAGGTCTGATCGGTACGGCGCTGGTCTACGCCCTGCGCGCGACCGACCGCCGGGTGCTGCGCCTGGTTCGGCGGGCGCCGACCCACGCCGACGAGGTGTTCTGGAACCCCGACACCGGTCAGTTCGACGCGGAGGCCCTGCGCGGGGTGGACGCGGTGGTCAACCTGTGCGGGGTCAACGTCGGCCAGAAGCGTTGGTCGGGAGCGTTCAAGCAGAGCCTGCGCGACAGCCGGATCGGACCGACCGAGGTGCTGTCGCGCGCCGTGGTCGACGCCGGGGTGCCGGTGCTGATCAACTCCAGCGCTGTCGGCTTCTACGGTGACACCGGCGCCACCCCGGTCGACGAGACCGCAGGCCCCGGCCGCGGCTTCCTGGCCCGGCTGACCGTCGACTGGGAGGCAGCGACCAAAGCCGCGTCCGAGCACGGCGTGCGGGTGGTGCTGACTCGCACCGGGCTGGTGATGGCGCCCTCGGGCGGTCTGCTCGGCAGGATCAAACCGCTGTTCGCGCTGGGCCTCGGCGCGCGTCTGGGCAACGGCCGGCAATACATGTCGTGGATCAGCCTCGAAGACCAGGTGCGGGCGCTGCTGTTCGCGATCGCCCGCGACGACCTGTCCGGTCCGGTGAACTTCACCGGACCCGCCCCGGTCACCAACGCCGAGTTCACCGCCGCGCTCGGACGCACGCTACGACGGCCGACCCCGTTGACGGTTCCAGGCTTCGCGCTGCGGGCCGCGCTCGGGGAGTTCGCCGACGAGGGCGTGCTGGGCGGTCAGCGAGCCGTCCCCGCAGCGCTGGAGCGCGCCGGGTTCACGTTCCACCACAACACCATCGGCGAAGCACTGGCCTTCGCCACCGCCCCCACCAGCGACTGA
- a CDS encoding leucyl aminopeptidase, whose translation MSTAAGYQSPSVTVASALPEQRAASSVLIVPVVSAGDDDGTATVVDSGLLGSESIAEIDSALAALGAKGGAEQVTRVVAASLPVDSVLAVGLGKQRDEVPAETVRRAAGVAARALSGVEAVLTTLTALDLSAAIEGLILGGYRFSDFRSAKTAPKDAAVAAIIALTTAPDADAVAGRAAAIAGAVATARDFVNTPPSHLYPDEFARRAEALSEAAGMEVEILDEAALTEQGFGGIVGVGKGSSRPPRLVRLIHRGAPGQDAKTVALVGKGITFDTGGISIKPAANMHHMTSDMGGAAAVVATVVLAARRQLPLNVIATVPMAENMPSSTAQRPGDVLTQYGGTTVEVLNTDAEGRLILADAIVRACEDDPDYLIETSTLTGAQTVALGARTPGVMGSDEFRDRVAALSQAVGENGWAMPLPDELKDDLKSTVADLANVSGSRFAGMLVAGVYLREFVAENVQWVHIDIAGPAYNTSGPWGYSPKGGTGVPTRTLFAALEDIAVNG comes from the coding sequence GTGAGCACCGCAGCCGGTTACCAGTCCCCTTCCGTCACCGTCGCCAGCGCGTTACCCGAGCAACGGGCCGCGTCATCGGTCTTGATCGTGCCTGTCGTCAGCGCCGGTGACGACGACGGCACAGCCACCGTGGTGGACTCCGGACTCCTCGGGTCGGAGAGCATCGCCGAGATCGATAGCGCGCTCGCCGCACTCGGCGCCAAGGGCGGTGCCGAACAGGTCACGCGCGTCGTCGCAGCGTCGCTGCCGGTGGACAGCGTGCTGGCCGTAGGGCTGGGCAAGCAGCGCGACGAGGTGCCGGCCGAGACGGTGCGCCGCGCGGCCGGTGTCGCCGCCCGTGCGCTGTCGGGTGTCGAGGCGGTGCTCACCACCCTGACCGCGCTCGACCTGTCGGCCGCGATCGAGGGGCTGATCCTCGGCGGCTACCGGTTCAGCGATTTCCGCTCCGCCAAGACCGCGCCCAAGGACGCTGCGGTCGCCGCGATCATCGCGCTGACCACTGCGCCCGACGCGGACGCCGTGGCCGGCCGCGCCGCGGCGATCGCCGGCGCGGTGGCCACCGCCCGCGACTTCGTCAACACCCCGCCCAGCCATCTCTATCCCGATGAATTCGCCCGTCGCGCAGAGGCTTTGAGCGAAGCAGCAGGGATGGAGGTGGAGATCCTCGACGAGGCGGCGCTGACCGAGCAGGGCTTCGGCGGCATCGTCGGGGTGGGCAAGGGCTCCTCACGTCCGCCGCGCCTGGTCCGGCTCATCCATCGCGGTGCGCCCGGCCAGGACGCCAAGACCGTCGCGCTGGTCGGCAAGGGGATCACCTTCGACACCGGCGGCATCTCCATCAAGCCCGCCGCCAACATGCACCACATGACCTCCGACATGGGCGGCGCGGCCGCCGTCGTCGCCACCGTGGTGCTCGCGGCGCGCCGACAGTTACCGCTCAACGTCATCGCCACGGTGCCGATGGCCGAGAACATGCCGTCGTCGACCGCGCAGCGTCCCGGCGACGTGCTGACGCAGTACGGCGGTACCACCGTCGAGGTGCTCAACACCGACGCGGAGGGCCGGCTGATCCTGGCCGACGCGATCGTGCGGGCCTGTGAGGACGACCCGGACTATCTGATCGAGACGTCGACGCTGACGGGTGCGCAGACCGTCGCGCTGGGCGCCCGCACCCCGGGGGTGATGGGCAGCGACGAGTTCCGCGACCGTGTCGCAGCGCTCTCGCAGGCCGTCGGCGAGAACGGCTGGGCCATGCCGCTGCCCGACGAACTCAAAGACGACCTCAAGTCGACGGTGGCCGACCTGGCCAACGTGAGCGGCTCCCGGTTCGCGGGCATGCTCGTGGCGGGCGTCTATCTGCGCGAGTTCGTCGCCGAGAACGTGCAGTGGGTCCACATCGACATCGCCGGTCCGGCCTACAACACGAGCGGTCCGTGGGGGTACAGCCCCAAGGGCGGCACCGGGGTGCCGACGCGGACGCTGTTCGCGGCCCTGGAGGATATCGCCGTGAACGGCTGA